The following are encoded in a window of Lates calcarifer isolate ASB-BC8 linkage group LG20, TLL_Latcal_v3, whole genome shotgun sequence genomic DNA:
- the zpld1a gene encoding zona pellucida-like domain-containing protein 1a: MEHIYLILLLLSTVLSAGAQFNGYNCDANFHSRFPAERDISVYCGVQTITLKINFCPVLFSGYTDTDLALNGRHGDAHCRGFINNNTFPTVVIFSISLASLESCGNSLVVSTAQGPNAYGNMSLVQIGNISGYIDTPDPPTIISYLPGLLYKFSCSYPLEYLVNNTQLASSAAAISVKDSNGTFISTLNLLLYNDSSYIQQLSIPMAGLTLKTRVFAAVKATNLDRRWNVLMDYCYTTPSGNPNDDLRYDLFFSCEKDPQTTVFENGKSQMGRFAFEVFRFVKHKNQKMSTVFLHCVTKLCRADDCPMLMPICGSRKKRDVSEGKKTNKASGNAVLTAGPIITRIDETPTNNSQLGKPSYFVTPVFQMNTVTSALISGVIILGIMSVCFFIFSLTLLKGKSAPVGTLSGIRNPAFN; this comes from the exons ATGGAACATATATATTTGATTCTTTTACTGTTAAGCACAGTGTTATCAGCTGGAGCTCAGTTCAATGGATACAATTGTGATGCAAACTTTCACAGCCGCTTTCCCG CGGAGAGGGACATCAGTGTGTACTGTGGGGTGCAGACCATCACCCTCAAAATCAACTTTTGCCCTGTTCTCTTCTCTGgctacactgacactgacctggCCCTCAATGGTCGCCATGGAGATGCCCACTGCCGCGGATTCATCAATAACAACACCTTTCCCACTGTTGTAATCTTTAGTATCAGCCTGGCATCACTTGAGTCCTGTGGGAATTCCCTGGTG GTCTCCACGGCTCAAGGACCCAATGCTTACGGTAACATGTCACTGGTGCAGATTGGGAACATATCAGGGTATATTGACACGCCTGACCCCCCAACCATCATCAGCTACCTGCCAGGTCTGCTGTACAAGTTCAGCTGCAGTTACCCGCTGGAATACCTGgtcaacaacacacagcttGCCTC GTCAGCAGCTGCAATCTCAGTGAAGGACAGCAATGGTACTTTCATCAGCACACTGAACCTCCTGCTTTATAAC GACTCCTCGTATATTCAGCAGCTGTCCATCCCTATGGCAGGACTGACCCTGAAGACACGGGTGTTTGCAGCTGTAAAAGCCACTAACCTGGACAGGAG ATGGAATGTTCTAATGGACTACTGTTACACCACGCCCTCTGGAAATCCTAATGATGACCTCCGCTATGATCTTTTCTTTAG CTGTGAAAAAGACCCCCAGACCACTGTCTTCGAGAATGGGAAGAGCCAAATGGGCCGCTTTGCCTTTGAAGTATTCCGATTTGTAAAGCACAAAAACCAGAAGATGTCCACTGTTTTCCTGCACTGTGTCACCAAGCTCTGTCGAGCGGATGACTGTCCGATGCTCATGCCA ATCTGCGGaagcaggaaaaagagagacgtctcagagggaaaaaaaacaaacaaagcatcTGGAAATGCTGTCCTGACTGCCGGGCCTATCATCACTCGGATTG ATGAAACACCAACCAACAACTCTCAACTGGGTAAGCCTTCATATTTTGTCA CTCCAGTGTTTCAGATGAACACAGTGACAAGCGCACTCATCTCAGGCGTGATCATCTTGGGCATCATGAGCGTTtgtttcttcatcttctccctAACTCTCCTCAAAGGCAAGAGTGCTCCTGTAGGCACCCTGTCTGGAATCCGCAACCCAGCTTTCAACTAA